The genomic DNA tttagaactcattttttggctcattttaaggttcgttttagagctcgtttttttggctcgttttagagttcgtttaaggctcgttttaaggctcgatttaaggctcgttttaaggctcgttttaaggctcgtttttttggctcgcgagcctataaacgaacatgttcacgagctcacgagccgaatatccttaagctcgagctcggctcgataaaactatcgagctcgaaatcgagctcgagctcggctcgataagataaacgaacgaactcgaacgagctttttaccgaatcgagctccgaatatctcgcgaaccgtttggttcatttacatccctaattaTTAGGGTCTTGGCAATCTACTTGCTCTCCTAGTCTTTTGCTTTCATTATCTAGAAAAAAAAGTGAGCATATTTTATTGAATGAAGTCTCTCAAATGCATTCAAGTTTGTTAAAAGCTTATGAAGATCCTAAAGCTTGAGTATCTTATCTTTGTCTAAATATATTTACTATATTGTCTCATTTGAAGGGGTAATTTAGTGAAAGAGGAATGATTCTCGCAACGAACTCAGTCAACGAAAACTCATCGTGACTGAGTTGGCTGCTGGCGTGGCAATGCCCACCTCAGTGAATCGGGGATAACACCCGTGCCCTAACTTTTTCTCCTCCCCCTTTCTCTTGCGCGAAGCCCGTCGCATCCTCCCCTGCCCTAACtcagctcctcctcctcctcctcctccttcctctttcgCGATTCTCCTTCGCGAAGCTCTCGAGCCGTTTTTGAGTTCCCTTTCGAGAAGAGAGAAGCGAAGCCCGTCGCTTCCTCCCCTGCCCTAACTcagttcctcctcctccttcctctttcgCGAGTGCTTCTGAGTTCCCATTCGAGAAGAGAGAAGCGAAGCCCGTCGCTTCCTCCCCTGCCCTAACTcagttcctcctcctccttcctctttcgCGAGCCGCTTCTGAGTTCCCCTTCGAGAAGAGAGAAGCGAAGCTCGTCCCCTTCGCGCCCTAACTTCTTCGGTCGCAACCCGCGTTCTCCTTCCTCTTACTCCAGtgagttttctttcttttttttcaccGTTCACATTTTTGCTCCATTTGCATGccctaactccttcttcttcttccctcttcCTTAGCACCAGCAGACAAGGAGCAATTTGAGTTTGATCACCAACCAGCAAGTTATAGCACATCAAGTTTTGTGTGAAATCAGGCTTCGCTCTACTTTGTCGGTCGCAACTTCGGTAACCCACTTTTTTCTTTTCATCTCTACACTTCTCCGATTCGATTTCAACAATCAATTTCGTGCTTGATTAAAAATTGACTGAGTTAAAGGGTATTTGATTTATACATCCGTTGATTGCTAGATTTCCAACCAAAATAGTCAACTATATACTCTTTTTTTGTTTATGCTCATAAGTGAGATtttttgttgaattttgtttctGATTTTAATAAGTTAGTCTACTGTTTGCTTAAATTTTGTTCATGCTCATAGTTGTATGCTTGCAAATTAGTCTACTGTTTGCAAATTATATGAACACCGGCTGAAGAATTGTCtatgttttctatttattttttgccctatattttttaaataaatgtaggtgaagaaagtatcatggaagaaggaaaaattgATTCAAATGAGATAACGGATAACAATGACCATATGGATCAAGacccatctccatctagtgtaaaTGAAGTCAAGCTCCCTGAGATCGGAATGACTTTTTTATCTGAAGAAGAAGTTCATACTTTTTATAATTCCTATACTCAGAATGTTGGTTTCGGTATTTGCAAATTAGGTGGTAGAAATGGAGATGATGGAAAGCAAAAATATTTCTCTATTGGATGTGCCAAAAATGGTAGAAAAATATCTcaagcaaaaaatattttataccctCGACCTTCTACTAAGACGAATTGTAAAGCTAAGATTAATGTTGTTATTCGCAATGATGAAAACTTTGTGATAATTAGTGTATGCCTTGATCTTAATCATATCTTGAGTCTTGGAAAATCACgacattttagatgtaataaagtATTGAATTCagctacaaagagaaaattagaattaaatgatCAAGCTGGAATAACTTTAAGTAAAAGTTTTCAATCATTTGTAGTTGAGGCTGGAGGCTATGAGAATTTAGCatttgatgagagaaagtgtagAAATTATATTTCAGAAGTTAGAAGGTTGAGGTTAGGGGATGAAGATGCTGAAACTTTGAGTAATTATTTTTGTCGCATGCAAAGTAGGAACTCAAACTTTTTTTAtgtgcttgatttagatgggGAATCTCGAATAAGAAATATTTTTTGGGCAGATACAAGATGTAGGGCTGCATATGAATACTTTTATAATGTCGTGACTTTTGATACAACATATTTGACTAATAGTTATGACATACCATTTGCTCCATTTGTTGGGGTGAATCATCATGGTCAATCTATTTTGCTAGGATGTGGATTATTATCAAGTGAAGACTCAACAACTTTCATATGGTTGTTCAAATCTTGGTTGTCATGTATGCTCGGACGTGCTCCAAAGGCTATAATCACAGACCAATGTCGCGCCATGGCAATTGCAATTGAAGAAGTATTTCCGAATTCGCATCATCGTCTGTGTCTTTGGCATATCATGAAAAAGCTTCCAGCAAAATTatgtggtcatgctcaatacaaaaCGATAAAGAAACAATTGAAGAACATTGTTTATAACTCACTTACAATTGATGAGTGTGATGAAAATTGATTGAAAATGATTGAGGAGTTTAATTTGGAGAACAATGATTGGTTGAAATTTTTGTATAAAGAACGAAATAGATGGATACATGTATATGTTAAAGATAAATTTTGGGCAGGTATGTCCACATCTCAAAGAAGTGAAAGTATGAATGCATTTTTTGATGACTACATTCATTCTAAAACATCCTTGAAGCAATTTGTTGAGCAGTACGATAGTGCTTTGAAGAAGAAGATTGAGAATGAAAAACATattgattttgtttcttttaattctATCATGTCAGTTATTCTTGGTCATCCTATTGAAAGACAATTTCAAAATGCTTACACAaacaacttatttaagttgttccaagatGAAATTAGGGGGTTGATGTTTTACAATGCCTCTTTGTTGAAAGAAGAAGGGACAACTTTAGTATTTAAAGTAATAGAAACTATGTTGGGAAAGAATGGAGAACCTGTAAGAGAAGTTTCCTTTAGGGTACATTACACGGAGTTACATTGCCAATTGAAGTGTGTGTGCTGTCTATTTGAGTTTCGGGGAATTTTATGTAGGCATGTGATCAATGTGTTGATAAGAATGAAGGTGATTGAGGtttctatgaattatattatggaccGATGCCGCAAAGATATTAAGCGTGGGTATCAAAGTATCAGTAACATCTATGATGATTATGGTTGTGATGGAGAAAGACATCGGTATAATATTCTCACTCCATTGATGCAAGAGGTTCAACAACTTGGAGCAAAAAATGACAACAGTTGTTCAGTTTTGGTGGAAATGTTGAAAGACACGAAGGAAAAACTGATTGCTATTGATCTTGAGCATTCAAGGGTTGAACAATTGAAAGAAGTATCTACATCTGGTGCAAAAGCGATACATTCTCCATTAAAAGCAAGTTCTCGAGGTCGTCCACCTACAAAGAGGAAACAATCTAAGGTTGAACAAATTATGAAGAAATCAATTGCAAAGGCCCAAAAGAAGGTAAATGATACATATAATAGATACCTAAAATAATTGTGTAGTCTTATTTTAgctagtttaaaatttttttctatgaTATATGAGGGGTTGAAATCACTGCAGGGAGTTGCTGGTTCTGAAGCTTGTTCTGAAACTACTATATGACCTGCTGTTCTGAAATCACTGCAGGGAGTTGATTGGTGGCTGATTGCTTGTAGTCTAAGTCAATATCAATTTGCATATTTTGGTTTCTGTTTTCCTTTTGCATAATTACTATCTTATTAGCTAACTCTTTCAATTTGCAGCTCGCTGTCCTGAGTGAAATTCTGCTGGAGCTTCTATGATATATGAGGGTTGAACCTGCTGCAGGGAGTTACTGGGTCTGAAGCTTTTTCTGAAGTTGTTGTCTGACCTGCATATGTACCTGGAGCCTAGTtcattgttgtttttttttacataatTGTTGAGCTCGTATGTATATGTATCTGGAGTCTTTTTAGATTTGGAGTTACTTTGATGGAATTGGCATAGCTTACTTGTAATGTAAAAGTGTTATTCTAGCTTCTATCTGGAGTCTATAAAAGGGTTATTCTAGCTTAATTTAGAGTTATATTAAATAAATCTTTATTCTACTGTTGAAAATTCAGCCCCTGATTTGCATGGATGAGTTGCTACATCACTGATTCATGAGAAAGATTGCTAGAATATTTCTGAGACTCATTCAAAAGTTGTGTAAGCCCTGAAATATCAGGCCCTCGCAAAGGGCCTGATATTTGCAATATCAAGCCCTTCGCGAGGGCCTGAAATATCACATGAAAATATATAACATGATTACATGAGGTTTCCTGTCTGTTTGAACCCAAGCCAGATGGGAGAACTGGAAAGGAAAATATAACATGATTACATGAGGTTAAATACAAATTTAACCATAGCATAATACTAATTCACATAATCACTGCAGAAGCAAAACTCATTGTTTCTTTTTTCCTTCCTTTGTTCTGTCATTGAAATCTTATCTTGGAAACTATTATTTCAGAACAAGCAATGTAGAATTAAGGGGCTAAGTAactaaagaaacaaaaacaagcaGAACTAAGACACCAGTTCTGACAGCAGCAAGGAAAGGAAGTCTGTGGAAATTAGACAGCGTGACATCCATGCTGAGATAAATCATTTGCATTTTGCACATAAGTGGTTCACAAAAGTGATTGGCACAGAAGGTGGATAGTCTTTTGGAAGTCTCAGGTATGAGTATGCACACTACAAGCTATGGAATTCTACTATGGTAAAGGCAATAACTAACTGCTAATAACAATATTGGGTCAAGGAAAAAAAATGGAGAATGGAGATCATAGAAAGGCTCACCTATGGTACGTCATAACCAGGAAATTTTAGTCGCCTAATATTTTAAGGTATGTTGGACAAAGTATTGTACGTAACAAAAATATTGAGAACTGAAaagctaaaattttaatattgGCCTTTCTTCAGAGTCAATGAACAACCATATAGAAGCATCCCACCATGCTGATAGAGTTAAGCTAGGTTGGGCAAAACACAATAATTAGAATCAAGAAGCATGAATGGATAGTACAGACATTACTAAATCAATGGCATCACATAAATTATTACCACAATATTAGCATAACCATCACATAAATTATACAAGAGGAATGATTCTCAAATCAATGGCATCACATAGAACACAAACATTACTTAACACAAACATTACTTAACAGCTTGTACATTACAACGCAAATATTACTTAACACTAACTAAACAGATGAACTAACAACCCAATCTGGATTACGGCACAGAGAATCAAGTTCACCATCACTAATATCCAAATGAATTTTGGTATATTGATTATTCTCTGATTATGTCCATGAGAAGCATGGTGTTCACTTTCAATTTTGCAGGATGAAGTAGTATCGATCGTCACCCACTTTTGCCATCCATGTTGCCCACATCTTTAATAGTATCTTCCAGGATTTTTGTTTGATTTAGAAACACACACCATTGCTCTTTCTCCGCATTCCCTACATGTTACATGTTGAAATCTCGTATTGTCGATGTTgctattgttggagcaatctcaatggtccgtgggaccatgtgttttggtgtttgggcaaagggtttaagttaggttcacccttgttatttgatatgtgcatgtgagtgtgcaggtatgcaggatatacatgtgactcaggttgatggcttcaagtccggtgaaggatggagcatccgagggaccgtggacaaggcagtgaggacaagggccgagggaagcgacttagAGGCATACGCGatggatggcattggagacgagccgcgggcttgaatgcatccaagggacgagagtcaaaggaagtaagcttgaaggcaagatgtcaaagctgcaaagaagcgccaagtgagtcataagggtgaaggtacgagtgcacgagagattgtacttggagtaaaatcctagttttagggttttactgtaacaGTACTGCAGCGTCACTGTAGcgtcactgtagcagtactgtagcagtcgactgcatgtttagcagtcgactgatgcagtcgaccgcgcagtcgactgggtgcgaacaaaatgcttctgttcgttcgatcagtgtggatcagtcgactgttagttttagcagtcgactggtatcgagccgttgggatgtaacggtcgaatttccatagagggcagtcgactgcatgttttagcagtcaactgataGGCGGgattttcaacccgcgacctatataaccaaggcttggaagcttggttatctctgaagaaattagtggtggtaaaccctaattagtagtctactaatctcaagagtcttggttggtgttatgatgaggtttctccacccacaaggagctacgtgagctagccggaggtcttccggggagtaatccaccgacggatagggatcgtccatctcaaggacacgtcgtggagtaggagctttatctccaaaccatgttaaacgaacgtgttagcggtttgcttgtttttctttcctttagtgtttgtattcgtggttgtattctttgttttccgctgtgcactaacgaatatgtaggaagcgagatttgggggcgccgtctatctaAACCCCCCTTCAAGTCAGCCGtctgatccccaacaagtggtatcagagcgagaatgCTCTTCGTTGGACTAACcaccaaggaagcacaagatgaccggcttgattgaaccgccaaagtttgaaggcggaggcttatgggacatcacatattggatgatgaagatggggggtcttcttcaacacggattgggacaccatgatggtggtcaaagagccgtttgaagtcccgaaagacaagaaagggaagagactccGACCGCGTCactggacggaggagcaaaccttacagtcaaaggcaaattcaaaggtaatatcaattttaattgatattttacctaatgacatgatgagttgtgtaggtgaatatgagaatgctcatgatttgtggagcaagataaagaaggttccatgggaagaacctttgtctacacaagaggaggaaaaatccgaagaaacagatgaagaagctcaagtagagaaggatcaattggatgtggagaccaattcaacatcaaaagaaaaagaggaagtgaatttggtcacatttgaggaaaaggatgaataaaggtcatccacaagtgtgaaTGACAaagatatagcatctacatcctcaaaggttgaaaagaatccaagacaagtgaagaagaagaaaaagaaatcttggaagaagtcaacctaatGAGCACCTCcatcgaagcaaagtcaaaagatcacattgtgtgctttggatGCAATGAAAGGGGGCACTACAAAAGTatatgtccaatgggtaagaaggtaacaCCTAAACtcactcaaattattttagatactaatttgggttgtaggaatgatggtgccaagaagaagaaggagaagaagcatattagatgtttcacttgtggtgaaatagagcactaccacaccaaatgcccaagaaAGAGAGAGCTCAAAAAGTTGGGGCATTTAAGGATGTGGGAAAATAAgtagaggaa from Zingiber officinale cultivar Zhangliang chromosome 4A, Zo_v1.1, whole genome shotgun sequence includes the following:
- the LOC121972916 gene encoding protein FAR-RED IMPAIRED RESPONSE 1-like; translation: MSTSQRSESMNAFFDDYIHSKTSLKQFVEQYDSALKKKIENEKHIDFVSFNSIMSVILGHPIERQFQNAYTNNLFKLFQDEIRGLMFYNASLLKEEGTTLVFKVIETMLGKNGEPVREVSFRVHYTELHCQLKCVCCLFEFRGILCRHVINVLIRMKVIEVSMNYIMDRCRKDIKRGYQSISNIYDDYGCDGERHRYNILTPLMQEVQQLGAKNDNSCSVLVEMLKDTKEKLIAIDLEHSRVEQLKEVSTSGAKAIHSPLKASSRGRPPTKRKQSKVEQIMKKSIAKAQKKGVAGSEACSETTI